CCTTCGCGCCGATCCCACCGGCGTGACGGTGGCCTTCTGCCTGGGGCTGGCCTGGGCGCTGCATGCCCCGCGGCACGGGATTGCCGCCGGCGCCGCCGTCCTGTTGCTGATGTGCGCGATGCCGCGCAGGCGCACGCTGCTGGCGGCCTTCCTGGCAGGGGGGCTGCGCGTGGCGCTCGTGGCAGATCCCTGCATGCGCGCCCTTCCAAACGTCTTCCAGGGGCGGCCGGTGGTGGTTCAGGGAACGGTCTGCGAGCCGGTGGTGCGCACGCCGGACGCGTGTCGCGTCGTTATGGAGGTGCGCGAGATTGCGTGCGGCTGCTGCTGGCAGCGGGTCTCCGCGCGGGTGCTCGTGACCATGCGCTCGGTCGATCGTCACCTCACCCCGGTGAGCTGGGGAAGGGAGGTGGTGGCGAGGGGAACCCTCGAGCGCCCACGCTCAGGAGAGGGCTTTGACTACGCGGCGTGGCTTTCGGAACGGGACATTCGAGACGTGATCCGTCTGCCCAGCGCGGCGGCCATCACCGCCTGCGGGGAAGGGCGTCTCCCTTGGCCCCTCGAGACGGCCGCCGCGCTGCGGCGTCAGATGGAGGCGGGCATCGAAGGCTCCCTCTCGTCGGATGCGGCGGCCCTGGTCGAGGCCGTGACCCTGGCCGAGGCGCGCGCGCTGCCCCGTGAGACGGTGGGCGCCTTTCGGGAGACGGGGACCTATCACGTGCTGGTCACTGCCGGAATACACGTGGCGCTGGTCATCAGCGTTTCGTTCGCCGTGCTGGGCTGGCTGGGGGTGAGCGGTGCGCGGGCCGCGCTGCTCACCGTGCCGGGGGTCGCTCTCTTCGCCCTCGTCACCGGTGCGTCTCCGTCGATGATCCGGGCGGCGCTCATGGGCACCCTCGGACTCATGGCGTTCGCTGGCGGTCGCATCACCGATGGCCGTCGCTCTCTTGCCGTCACGGTGCTCATCATGTCGGTGGTCAGCCCCAGTCTCGTTGCAGAGCCCGGCTTTCAGCTGAGCGTGGCGTGCGTGTGGGGAATCCTGGTTCTGCGACCCGCTATCGCGCGTCGCCTCGCGCGCGTGCCGAGCGTGGTGCGTGTCTCGGTGTCTGTGAGCCTGGCTACCCAGATCGCGGCCGCACCGCTCACCGCGCTCTACTTCGGGGAGATCTCCCTCGGCGGCGTGGTGGCCAATCCGGTTGTGGTTCCGCTCTGCGAGGGTCTTCTTGTGGGGGGCCTGCTGCTGTCGGGGATGGGGCCTCTCCTTCACAGTGGCACTGGGTGGCCGTTGCCCGATCGGGTGCTCCTGCCGATGGTGGCTCTGCTGGTGGAGGTTGTGGAGCGGGGAGCCGGTGTCGTGCTCAGCGTGGTCTCGCACATTCGTGCGTTGCCGCTCTGCTCCGTGCAGGTGCCCTGCCCGGGCGTCCTCGAAGTCGTTCTCGCCTACGCGGCGATGGCGGCGTGGGCGTCGTCGGGCGAAGCCTCCACCGCACAGGGGAAACTTCCATCGGCAGCAGAACTCGAAGAGGAGGATGGGTGTGAATCGCATGCGCAACGGCAGCCTGCTTCTTCTCGCGCTTGCGATGCTGGCGACGTGTGGGTGCATTCGTAGCCTGGCCGAAGATGGGGTTCGCAAGAGCCTCTCTCGCCTCATCGGGCCCGCTGAGCGCTACGAGGTTCACATCGAGCGCACCTCAGACGGCGATCTGCTGGCAGGAAGAATCGAAGATCTGTGCATCACCGGTCACAAGGTTCGCACCAAGGACGGGCTCGTCATCGAGCGTCTCGCGGTGGTGCTGCACAAGCTCAAGGTCGACACGCGCCGCAAGCGCGTTGAGCGGGTGGAGAGCGCCACCTTCGACATCGACGTGACGCAGGAGGCCTTGAGCAGGCTGGCAGCGCATCGCACGCACGGCCTTGGCAATCCCCAGGTTCAGCTTCAGGGGGGGACGGTCACGGTTGTGCTCCCCGCGCGACTGCTCAGCGCTGCCGTCGATACGGTTCTTCAGGGAAGGCTCGAGGTGGAGGACGGTCGCAAGGTTGCCTTCAAGGCCGATGACCTGCGCATCGGCCCTCTGCCCGTTCCTCCGGCGCTGGTCTCCGCGGCGCTCGACCGCATCAACCCGCTGGCAGATCTGCGCACCCTGCCCGTGCCCGCGGTCATCGACAGCCTCACCGCCGACAAGGGCCTTCTGAACGCAAAGGGGCGGCTGTTCGTTCCGCCCAATGCCGAGGAGCCACCTGCGCCGCTGCCTCCGCCCGGGAGCGCCTCGCCGTCTCCGCCTCCGATGATGGCGCCGGAGCCTCGGTAAGGCGCAGACGGTCACGGATCTTCGAAGCTCACCTCTGGCCGGGCTCCCTGTTGCGCGACCGAGCCATCGACCACGCTGTCGAGAAATGTGTTGATGCGTTCGACGGCGCCTTCCGGCAGGGCTTCGAACACGAGGGACATCTTGTAGCGGTCGAACACCGCGGCCTTGACCTCGTGCACCCGTGCCTTGAGCGCGATGGGAGGCTGATCGGCTTCGAGCCACAAGACGCAGGCATACTGCCGGGACGGCTCGAGCTCGGTCTCGGTGGTGATCTGCATGCCGTCTGTGGACAGGATGCTCGTGAGCGCGTAGAGCTTCTGCTCGCCGGTGACCTCGGGGAACTGCATCGACAGAACGCGGTTGAAGTTTGCGGCCGCCCTGCGTCGCTTGGCTTCTTCGGAGTAGCTCTCGATGAAGTCGGCGATCTGCGTGGAGAGGGTCTCCGACACATCAACGAACTTCACGCCATATACGTTGGTGCCGCCGGTGAGGAGCTTCTTCCACACCACCTCCACCTTTCCGCTGAGCGGAGGCTGCAGCTGCAGGTGAAGTCCGAAGACCTCGCCCACCTCAAAGCTCTCGTCGGTGGTGATGCGAAGGCCGCCCTGGCTGATGTCGACGATGTAGATGTAGCAGACCGCTGGGCGTTGGCCTGCACGGGTGATCTCCGCCCCCGTGATCTTGTTCAGCTGGATGGCAAATCGTTTCGATGTGCGGCGCTCGTCTGTCATAGGGCTCTCCTTGGCCAATCATGACGGAAATCCTGGCTTTGTCGCCCCGGCCTGGTGGCCCGACCGTCGAGGGCAGGGGGGCTGACCCGTGGATTGAGACGCAGGCTCAAGGTCAGGGTACGATGCCGACGCTGCGCAGCACGCTGCTCGAAACCGCGAAGAGCCCCACCCCCAGAACCACCAGAAACACCGCCCAGCGGTCGCGCCCCTTGTTCGTGGCCGGGATCATGTCGCTGCATCCGATGTAGATGAACGAGCCGGTGGCCAGGGTGAGGAATGTCTGGGCCCATCCTGCGTCTACGCTGCCCACGGCCCCCGCCAGCAGTGCACCGGCGAGGGTCGCGATGCCGAGCATGCCCGCCGAGACCACGGCGGCCCGGGCGGTGCGACCGGCCGAGAGCATGAGCGCCGCCACGCTGAACCCCTCCGGTAGCTTGTGGAAGATCACGGCGAGGAACATCACGAAGCCGGTGTGCCGTGACGTCATGAAGCCGGCGGCGATTGCGATGCCGTCGAACAGGGTGTGCAGCAGCAGCCCCAGATAGGCGGCAGTGGCGGCGGCAGGCGAGATGCTGCACTCCTCGGGCTGGAACTGGCTCACGAGTGCATGCCCGTGCTCGTCTTCGTGCCCGTGCTCGTCGTCACCGTGGGGAGCGTCGACGTGGGCGTGGGTCGAGAACAGGTTCTCCACGAGGTAGATGGCGAGAAAGCCGAGCAGGATGAACCAAGGCCCCCGCGGATTGGAGGGCGTGATGGCCTCGGGAACGCGGTCGAGGATGGCGGCTGCCACGATGAATCCGGCCGCGATCGCGGTGGCGTACAGGACTGATCTTCGGGTTGCCCTGCCGCGCACGACGGTGAGCAGACCGCCGACGAGGTCGGCGAGTCCGGCGATCAGTGCGAGACAGACGGCGAGGGTGACGTTGGAGATGGAACTGCCTCCCAAGCAAAAACCCCCAGTTCGTATCGAGCCTGGGGGTTTGCGTTCCTACAGGGTCCCCGTTCGTGCTGGCTCAGGAGTGGGCACGACCGGCCACGTTGGCTTTCTTCCCGCGACCGACTTCTTCCTTGCCAGGATGCAGATGGACCATGATCATGTGACCCAGCTCCTTCTGCTTGTCCTTCGGAAGATGGATGACTTCTCGCAAAGCCGTCCGCAGCTCGCGGTCCATGCTCTTCTCGGCGTGAATGGCCTCGAGACGATCGAGTAGGTCTTTCAGGGAGACTTTCTCGGGAGCATATCCCGCCACCAGCAGGGTATGGTCGACGTCGACCTCGAGCGCTCTTGCAAGCTCGAGCACCTTGTCCTTGCGAGGGACATAACCGTCCCTCTCGATGAGCGTCACGTAGCTGGGGTCGATCTTTGCCAGTTCGGCCAGCTTGCGGCGCGTAAGGTGCCGGGTCTTGCGCTTCTCTTTCACGTAGGTGGCCCA
The sequence above is a segment of the Pseudomonadota bacterium genome. Coding sequences within it:
- a CDS encoding ComEC family competence protein, with the translated sequence LRADPTGVTVAFCLGLAWALHAPRHGIAAGAAVLLLMCAMPRRRTLLAAFLAGGLRVALVADPCMRALPNVFQGRPVVVQGTVCEPVVRTPDACRVVMEVREIACGCCWQRVSARVLVTMRSVDRHLTPVSWGREVVARGTLERPRSGEGFDYAAWLSERDIRDVIRLPSAAAITACGEGRLPWPLETAAALRRQMEAGIEGSLSSDAAALVEAVTLAEARALPRETVGAFRETGTYHVLVTAGIHVALVISVSFAVLGWLGVSGARAALLTVPGVALFALVTGASPSMIRAALMGTLGLMAFAGGRITDGRRSLAVTVLIMSVVSPSLVAEPGFQLSVACVWGILVLRPAIARRLARVPSVVRVSVSVSLATQIAAAPLTALYFGEISLGGVVANPVVVPLCEGLLVGGLLLSGMGPLLHSGTGWPLPDRVLLPMVALLVEVVERGAGVVLSVVSHIRALPLCSVQVPCPGVLEVVLAYAAMAAWASSGEASTAQGKLPSAAELEEEDGCESHAQRQPASSRACDAGDVWVHS
- a CDS encoding DUF2993 domain-containing protein — encoded protein: MRCRSAPCRCPARASSKSFSPTRRWRRGRRRAKPPPHRGNFHRQQNSKRRMGVNRMRNGSLLLLALAMLATCGCIRSLAEDGVRKSLSRLIGPAERYEVHIERTSDGDLLAGRIEDLCITGHKVRTKDGLVIERLAVVLHKLKVDTRRKRVERVESATFDIDVTQEALSRLAAHRTHGLGNPQVQLQGGTVTVVLPARLLSAAVDTVLQGRLEVEDGRKVAFKADDLRIGPLPVPPALVSAALDRINPLADLRTLPVPAVIDSLTADKGLLNAKGRLFVPPNAEEPPAPLPPPGSASPSPPPMMAPEPR
- a CDS encoding PilZ domain-containing protein; amino-acid sequence: MTDERRTSKRFAIQLNKITGAEITRAGQRPAVCYIYIVDISQGGLRITTDESFEVGEVFGLHLQLQPPLSGKVEVVWKKLLTGGTNVYGVKFVDVSETLSTQIADFIESYSEEAKRRRAAANFNRVLSMQFPEVTGEQKLYALTSILSTDGMQITTETELEPSRQYACVLWLEADQPPIALKARVHEVKAAVFDRYKMSLVFEALPEGAVERINTFLDSVVDGSVAQQGARPEVSFEDP
- a CDS encoding XRE family transcriptional regulator; protein product: MRNEAWATYVKEKRKTRHLTRRKLAELAKIDPSYVTLIERDGYVPRKDKVLELARALEVDVDHTLLVAGYAPEKVSLKDLLDRLEAIHAEKSMDRELRTALREVIHLPKDKQKELGHMIMVHLHPGKEEVGRGKKANVAGRAHS